TGTACtcgctgctgcaggctgggctgctCGTCGTCAACGCCATCGCCGTGCTGCACGAGGAGCGCTTCCTCCGCAACGGTGAGTCGCCGCTATCCTGCCCGCCCCCACCCCGCCCTCAGCGCCGCCACCCCCGGATCCCGTCCCCCCCCCACATCCCGGTCCCGGGCCCCGTCCCTGAAGATGGCCGCTGGGCTCCTGCCGCTGCTTTGTGTCCCCTTTTTCGTCtccctttttgttgtttccctccccttctcccctgtgtgtttctgtgctgttgcCTCTGCCTTGCACCGCTcggtggaagggacctctgtgGAGTCACGCTCCGCTTCCCACTGCACCCAAGGCTGGGTATCACCGGCctttaagagcaaaaataaacaaccaacAGAAACCAaccacaaagcacagaaaagcccCAGACAGCCAAGATGTTCAGTGTCGATGGAGATGACCTCTCATCCAAGGTTTCCTGATGAGGTTTTCAATTCTGTGACTCCTTACCCAGAGTCCTGGTTGCTCTGAGTCAGGCCGAAGCGGGAATTTGGGCAGGAGTGCTGTTTCTTGGCCCTTCTGCCTGCCCCCCGGTGGGACTCAGCTGgggctttggttttgcttggtCTTTCCTGGAGCTCTAGGAACCCCAAGACATATGGGATGATGGAGGGGTCAAGCCCCTCACCGAGCCCGTGTGAGTCTTGGGAATAACCCCAGGCTCATCCAGGTGggagcacagcacccagcctggtgctggcagagcaagagagacaaggaaggaaaaaggggtgaaagagaaggaaatcacTCCCAAGCTGTCTCTGGAGGAAAGAAACTCACAGGTTGTActgtgcagctctgcacaggGTCGGTCCCTCCTATGTCTGCCCTGCTCATCCCCAAATGTGTAagggctgtgagcagcaggacCAAAAATACGCAGTCCCATTGCTGCTGGGGGACGGTGCTGTGCTCTGTCTCCTTGTAGCTCGTCTCCCCATAGCCTTGGCAGGGAAGGCTTCTCGTGCCCtcctgtttttgtgttttcaacTCCTGTTGGTGTGGCGGCATTTCATACCAAAGTATGAAACCTGCCTCACTGCTTGCTTTATGTTTGTCTGTGctcagagaattaaaaatgtcCCTGCAGGCAGTCTGCATGATTTATAGAAAGCCATTTTAAAGCTTCTGATGTTTTATTAGTGACTCCTTGTGCATCCTGACACTGTTTGCCTTTAAACGTCACTGCACTGAGCAAAGCCAATTCAGGCTGTTTCCAGtggcacacagctctgctgttcttTGACAGGCAGGCCAGCCACAGATAGCCCATCTCTAAATGTTCCTTCCCATTGCAATGTTTGTCAACACTGGCTCAGTTGCTGAGCTGCCACCCAAAAAGTTTCTGAGTCATTTCTGTAGCACTTCAGAAAATCATCGTCCCAGTTTGGAATTTGTTCCGTTTCCATCACGTAGCTTGTTTCTGAAGTGTTGCTTCATACCCAACAATTACTTGTTCTTTTATCTTCTGGTAAAGGCCTGTGAGCAGATGTAGGCaatcttttttatattattttggtGGGTGCTTTTCTGAAGTCCAAATAAACTCATTTGGTTCTCTGGCATGCAGAGAATAGTAGTATATTAAAAAGGTAAGGGTTTCCTTTGCAGAAACATTGATCTGTTGTTACCATTGTGTTCATTAAGATGTTTAACAGTTTGTTGTATATTGTTTCAAGCAATAGAATCTGAAATGAAGCTAATTGGTTTGTAGTTTGTCTTTCTAATGTTAGTGATAAACTCAGCCATACTCAAGATAGATCACTCGTTAATATCGCTGATAGCGTTTGTTGAATGGcttcgtgtttttttttgttgttgttgttaacatGGCTGCCTATTTTTATGTGACACAGTTGGCTGGGCAAGTGATCAAGGGATTGGAGGATTTGGAGAGGAACCAGGAATTAAAGCACAGCTAATGAACCTCATTCGATCTGTACGAACCGTTATGAGAGGTAAGATGACAATGATCGTTTGTTTAAACTCTCATCTGtgaagttttgtttctgtgctttaatgAAATAATGCCGGCATGTGTCTCTTTCTTTTACCAAACAGCTGCTCTCTCTGCTTGTCATCCAGTCTGTCCTTCTTTTGGGTTCATGCATGGATTCTCTATAGGAAGGTGCATGTTGCAGCATGTCGTGCTTATGCTCTAAGTTTGTTGAAGTGTAAAATGTTCCCTGCTTTCCAGGCAGGGCCGATTTGGACATCTGCCTCTGGCTTGTGGTGCCACTGTTGCATCTTACCTTTTCCTGGGGTCTGGGGGGAAGCTTGGTATGGAACAGGTTCACATTGGCTCAGTGCAGTTTTATGTGAAGTACCAGGTGAGGGAAATGTAATTCTTGGGATTCTTAAAGGTAAGCCCATGCTTAAAAGGATGGGGGGGGAAAATGCTCTTAACTTATAAGTTACCAATAGTTTTTCCACTATAAAGCATaccaaaattcattttataagTGAAGATAAACAGCAAGTAACAAATCTTACTTCGTGGTGGGCAAGACAAGTAAAAACTAGTACATTTCTTCTAAATTGTAGTAAAAACAGGGacagaaacagacattttcatttggagAAAGGGATATTTGAGCCAAAGTTAAGAGGCGATAAATATTTGTACTGTTGCTTCCTACTAGCTTTTAGAACCCTAGGCCGTGATCCTGAATTCCTTCCACTAATCTTGGTCCTGCATAGGAAAATgaggtgtatttttttaaacttctgctcCTTAGAAAGTGGTCTCCAATTACTCGTGTTCTCTCTCTGCAGTGCCATTAATAGCAGTGAACTCCGTTACCATTGTGCTCCTCCTGTTGTTTGGTTGAAGATACCTGTTGCAAAATCTTTTGGACATCCAAAGAAGCAAGTTGCTAGCCATCACTGCTCTGAGTTTTCTGGGATCCAGCACGGTTTAGCTGTCGGTTTGACATtcaacttaaaataataaagacacTGTTTCTATTTATCCTATTTCCTAATGTTCACTTTCAGTTTCATTAAACAAGATAATGGGATCAATGCAACAGTGCTGCAAATATACTGGACTGTGACAAGTTCTGTTGCTGCCTGTTAATCGCGTTGACTGTTAGAGTATGCGTCATAATGTGTTGCAATGAGTATCGATAGGATGCGGTTTTTAAATGTCTTGTTACTCAGGGATGAATTTCCTTCAATATACTTCGCAAATTattcctaaattaaaaaaaaaaaaaaagtgattcttaTTTCAGTTACTACCACAGTACTGTTTACCACagacctcattgtggtctacagcttcctcacgagggggagtggagaggcaggtgccaatttattctctttagtgaccagtgataggacctgaggcaatggtgtcaagctgcgacaggggaggttcaggctggacatcaggaagaggctcttcactgagagggttgtcgcacactggaacaggctccccagggaagtagtcactgcaccaagcctatctgaatttaagaagcgattggactgtgcacttagtcacatggtctgaatttttgggtagacctgtgtggtgccaggagttggactcaatgatccttgtgggtcccttccaacttgggatattctatgatcctatgatttaAGGGAATGTGGATTAGGCTCCaaacatgttaaaaattatTGAAGTCTCGTGATAGTGAGGGAGATAAAACCAGATGGGTAAATTTCTGATTCAATTCAAATTGGAAGCAGAGTGTTCTTGGTTTGATTGAgactgtgatttttctcttggtgTTCGATAGCCTTTTCAAATAGGTAATGTTTGGTGTGAAGCAGATGAAAATAGGTGCGACTGCTATACAAAATCTAAAAATCTGTATGTAAACCGAGGCAACTCTGTGTTTATTTAGCAGGTGGTAGTAGTGTTTAGCATTTGTTACTGTTCTGTCAAGcactggtttttattttttttctaaatgtgttaAACCTGCATGGTGAGTAGTGTGTTGGAAGTGGGGAACCATTTGTATTATGAGTTTCTGGGTAATGTGGGAGaataatgtttccttttcaaattctattctttgttttttttataaaaaaaaaaaaaagcaaatttgcaGACTCATcaattgctgctgctgcttctccccctcTCCATCTGCCTTTGTTCATTTAACAACTCACTGAAACTATGGGTATCATCTTGTAGTTGTTTCACAGAGAATATTGTTAAGGCCTTTGGCAAGGATCTTGCCTCAGTTATGGCTGCTGGGTTAGGTCCTGTGTTAAATAGCAAGGCTGGGTTTAAGATTACTGATCCTCAGATACCTTTTTAGAAAAGTTAGactttttatgtcttttctgttcagctttGCTAAAGTGTCTTAAATTGT
This genomic stretch from Cygnus olor isolate bCygOlo1 chromosome W unlocalized genomic scaffold, bCygOlo1.pri.v2 SUPER_W3, whole genome shotgun sequence harbors:
- the LOC121062940 gene encoding immediate early response 3-interacting protein 1; translated protein: MAFTLYSLLQAGLLVVNAIAVLHEERFLRNVGWASDQGIGGFGEEPGIKAQLMNLIRSVRTVMRVPLIAVNSVTIVLLLLFG